A single Camelus bactrianus isolate YW-2024 breed Bactrian camel chromosome 1, ASM4877302v1, whole genome shotgun sequence DNA region contains:
- the LRRC15 gene encoding leucine-rich repeat-containing protein 15 codes for MPLKHYLLLLVGCQAWVVGLAYYGCPSECTCSRASQVECTGARIVAVPTPLPWNAMSLQILNTHITELSEAPFLNISALIALRIEKNELSHIMPGAFRNLGSLRYLSLANNKLQVLPIGLFQGLDNLESLLLSSNQLVQIQPAHFSQFSNLKELQLHGNHLEYIPDGIFDHLVGLTKLNLGKNSLTHLSPRVFQHLGNLQVLRLYENRLSDIPMGTFDALGNLQELALQQNQISVLSPGLFHSNRNLQKLYLSNNHISQLPPGIFMQLPQLNRLTLFGNSLKELSPGIFGPMHNLRELWLYDNHITSLPDNVFSSLHQLQVLILSRNQISYISPDAFNGLVELRELSLHTNALQELDGSVFRMLANLQNISLQNNRLRQLPGNIFANVNGLMTIQLQNNQLENLPLGIFDHLGKLCELRLYDNPWRCDSDILPLRDWLLLNKVRLGTDTLPVCFSPASVRGQSLIIINVNVAVPSVHGPVVPHVPSYPETPRYPDTPSYPDTTSISSSTDFTSITEDYTDLTTIVATDDRGTGGMTQAQRGLAIAAIVIGIIALACSLAACICCCCCKKRNHAVLMQMKAPNEC; via the coding sequence ATGCCACTGAAACATTATCTCCTTTTGCTGGTGGGCTGCCAAGCCTGGGTTGTGGGCCTCGCCTACTATGGCTGCCCGAGCGAGTGTACCTGCTCCAGGGCCTCCCAGGTGGAGTGCACAGGGGCACGCATCGTGGCGGtgcccacccctctgccctggAACGCCATGAGCCTGCAGATCCTCAACACGCACATCACCGAACTCAGCGAGGCGCCGTTCCTCAACATCTCGGCCCTGATCGCCCTGAGGATTGAGAAGAATGAGCTGTCCCACATCATGCCTGGGGCCTTCCGCAACCTGGGCTCGCTGCGCTACCTCAGCCTCGCCAACAACAAGCTTCAGGTTCTGCCCATTGGCCTCTTCCAGGGCCTGGACAACCTCGAGTCGCTCCTTCTGTCCAGCAACCAGCTGGTGCAGATCCAGCCAGCCCACTTCTCCCAGTTCAGCAACCTCAAGGAACTGCAGCTCCATGGCAACCACCTGGAATACATCCCCGATGGGATCTTCGACCACTTGGTGGGCCTCACCAAGCTCAACCTGGGCAAGAATAGCCTCACTCATCTCTCGCCCAGGGTCTTCCAACACCTGGGCAACCTCCAGGTCCTCCGGCTGTATGAGAACAGGCTCTCGGACATTCCCATGGGCACTTTTGATGCACTTGGCAACCTCCAGGAGCTGGCCCTGCAGCAGAACCAGATCAGTGTGCTGTCCCCTGGCCTCTTCCACAGCAACCGGAACCTCCAGAAGCTCTACCTGTCCAACAACCACATCTCCCAGCTGCCCCCTGGCATCTTCATGCAGCTGCCCCAGCTCAACCGGCTCACGCTGTTTGGGAATTCCCTGAAGGAACTCTCACCGGGCATCTTTGGACCCATGCACAACCTGCGTGAGCTGTGGCTCTACGACAACCACATCACTTCCCTCCCTGACAACGTCTTCAGCAGCCTCCACCAGTTGCAGGTCCTGATCCTCAGCCGCAACCAGATCAGCTACATCTCACCGGATGCCTTCAATGGGCTGGTGGAGCTGCGGGAGCTGTCCCTCCACACCAATGCGCTGCAGGAGCTGGACGGGAGCGTCTTCCGCATGCTGGCCAACCTGCAGAACATCTCCCTACAGAACAACCGCCTCAGGCAGCTCCCAGGGAATATCTTCGCCAACGTCAATGGCCTCATGACCATCCAACTGCAGAACAACCAGCTGGAGAACCTTCCCTTGGGCATCTTTGATCACCTAGGGAAGCTGTGTGAGCTGCGGCTCTATGACAACCCCTGGAGGTGTGACTCAGACATCCTTCCGCTCCGCGATTGGCTCCTGCTTAACAAGGTCAGGTTGGGGACAGACACACTCCCGGTATGTTTCAGCCCAGCCAGTGTCCGAGGCCAGTCCCTCATCATCATCAATGTCAATGTTGCTGTCCCCAGTGTTCATGGCCCAGTGGTCCCCCATGTGCCCAGCTACCCAGAGACACCCAGGTACCCGGACACCCCTAGCTACCCTGACACTACCTCCATCTCCTCCAGCACTGACTTCACCAGCATCACGGAGGACTACACCGATCTCACCACCATTGTGGCCACTGATGACCGTGGCACAGGGGGCATgacccaggcccagagagggctggCCATTGCCGCCATTGTCATTGGCATCATTGCCCTGGCCTGCTCCCTGGCCGCCTGCATCTGCTGTTGTTGCTGCAAGAAGAGGAACCACGCGGTCCTGATGCAGATGAAAGCACCCAATGAGTGTTAG
- the GP5 gene encoding platelet glycoprotein V, translated as MLRSALLCAALGLLRVQPFPCPPACKCVFGDAAQCSPGSVERIAGLGLPTNLTHILLFQMGRGALQNDSFSGMTVLQRLMLSDSHVSAVAPGTFNDLINLKTLRLSRNKIPHLPGALLDKLVLLEQLFLDGNELKGLDQNMFQKLVNLQELFLNQNQLAFLPASLFTRLRNLKLLDLSENNLTHLPRELFGAQVNLEKLLLHSNHLVSLDSGLMDSLRALMELQLDRNHIRFVAPGAFDRLRSLSSLTLSRNCLDFLPSALFLHLHNLTLLTLFENPLEELPKVLFGEMGGLRELWLNGTRLRTLPSAAFRNLSGLGTLGVTLSPQLSALPEDAFQGLGELRVLALRSTGLASLPAGLLRGLGRLRHLSLRGNGLRTLPRALFRNLSSLEVVQLDHNQLETLPGDLFEALPRLAEVLLGHNPWRCDCSLWPFLEWLRRHANLVGRAEPPRCHGPGPRAGLPLWALPAGDPCRDPRSPPSLGSSQPAVPGRAALRPNRSESGAWAQPMPEGKHQDRSLFWGLYFLLLGAQAVITGIIMFAMIELGRLFRKLIRDRALV; from the coding sequence ATGCTGAGGAGCGCTCTGCTGTGCGCGGCGCTCGGGCTCCTGCGCGTgcagcccttcccctgcccaccCGCCTGCAAGTGTGTCTTCGGCGACGCGGCGCAGTGCTCGCCGGGCAGCGTGGAGCGCATCGCCGGGCTCGGCCTGCCCACCAACCTCACGCACATCTTGCTCTTCCAAATGGGCCGCGGCGCCTTGCAGAACGACAGCTTCAGCGGCATGACGGTCCTGCAGCGCCTCATGCTGTCCGACAGCCACGTTTCCGCCGTTGCACCCGGCACTTTCAACGACCTGATAAATCTTAAAACTCTGAGGTTGTCGCGCAACAAGATCCCTCACCTTCCAGGTGCGTTATTGGATAAGCTGGTGCTCCTGGAACAGCTATTTTTGGACGGCAATGAACTCAAGGGCCTTGACCAAAATATGTTTCAGAAACTGGTTAACCTGCAGGAGCTCTTTTTGAACCAAAACCAACTCGCTTTCCTCCCTGCTAGCCTCTTCACACGCCTGAGGAACCTGAAATTGTTGGATTTATCGGAAAACAATTTGACGCATCTGCCCAGGGAATTGTTTGGGGCCCAGGTTAACCTTGAGAAACTTCTGCTCCACTCGAACCATCTCGTCTCTCTGGATTCGGGGCTGATGGACAGCCTGCGCGCCCTGATGGAGCTGCAGCTGGACAGAAATCACATCCGTTTCGTCGCACCCGGCGCCTTCGACCGGCTGCGAAGCCTGAGCTCTTTGACTCTTTCCAGAAACTGTCTCGATTTTCTGCCCTCCGCCCTCTTTCTTCATTTGCACAATTTGACCCTCCTGACTCTGTTCGAGAACCCGCTGGAGGAACTCCCGAAGGTACTCTTCGGGGAGATGGGCGGCCTGAGGGAGCTGTGGCTGAATGGCACCCGGCTGCGCACCCTGCCCAGCGCCGCCTTCCGCAACCTGAGCGGCCTAGGGACCCTGGGGGTGACACTGAGCCCGCAGCTGAGCGCGCTTCCGGAGGACGCCTTTCAGGGCCTGGGCGAGCTGCGGGTGCTCGCCCTGCGCTCCACCGGCCTGGCCTCTCTCCCCGCGGGCTTGCTGCGCGGCCTCGGCCGGCTGCGCCACCTGTCGCTGCGCGGTAACGGGCTGCGGACCCTGCCCCGCGCGCTCTTCCGCAACCTCAGCAGCCTGGAGGTGGTCCAGCTCGACCACAACCAGCTGGAGACCCTGCCTGGCGACCTGTTTGAGGCTCTGCCCCGGCTGGCGGAGGTTCTGCTGGGGCACAATCCCTGGCGCTGCGACTGTAGCCTGTGGCCTTTCCTGGAGTGGCTGCGGCGGCACGCAAACCTCGTGGGTCGAGCCGAGCCGCCGCGGTGTCACGGCCCCGGGCCGCGCGCCGGCCTGCCGCTCTGGGCCCTGCCTGCCGGAGATCCTTGCCGGGATCCGCGGAGCCCGCCTTCCCTCGGGTCCTCCCAGCCCGCTGTCCCTGGTCGCGCTGCCTTGCGGCCCAATCGCTCCGAGTCCGGGGCGTGGGCCCAGCCGATGCCCGAAGGCAAACATCAAGACCGTAGCCTGTTCTGGGgtctttattttctgcttttaggGGCTCAGGCCGTAATAACCGGGATCATTATGTTTGCTATGATTGAACTCGGCAGGCTCTTTCGGAAATTAATCAGAGACCGCGCTCTTGTTTGA